GCTCTACACCCTCAACTATGGGAAGGTCTCTTCGATAGCGGCCGATCCAGTTGAGAAGAAGCCGCTCTTTCACTTCTGGCCGGGTTCATGTGCATTCTCAATAGCCACCGTTGGATGCAACATGCACTGCAAGCACTGCCAGAACTGGGAGATAAGCCAGGCTGATGAAAGTTTCCCATACCTCCACGATATGACGCCTGAGATGATAGTCACGATGGCGAAGAAGTACGGCTGTGAGAGCATAGCCTACACCTACAATGAGCCGACGATCTGGTACGAGTTCGTCCTGGACACGGCAAAGCTGGCCAAGAAGGAGGGCCTCTACAACCTCATGATAACCAACGGCTACATCAATGAGGAACCTTTCAGGGAGCTCGCCCCCTACATAGACGCAATGAACATCGACATCAAGGCCTTCAACGATGAGTTCTACATGAAGATAGCCAGTGTCCCGAGCGGGGAGCCGAGCAGGAGGACGGCTGTGATAGCGAAGAAGGAATTCGGGATCCACGTCGAGCTGACCTACCTCATAATTCCAACGCTGAACGACAAGGAAGAGGAGATAAGGGCCTTCGCCCGCTGGGTCGTTGAAGAGACGGGCGACGACACGCCAGTACACTTCTCCCGCTTCTTCCCGCACTACAAGCTCCTTCACCTTCCTCCGACGCCAGTTGAGACGATCGAGATGGCCTACCGCGTTGCCAAGGAAGAGGGTCTGAAGTTCGTTTACATCGGCAACGTGCCCGGCCACC
This sequence is a window from Thermococcus kodakarensis KOD1. Protein-coding genes within it:
- the amrS gene encoding AmmeMemoRadiSam system radical SAM enzyme, with the translated sequence MREAMWWEPLENNRVRCRLCPLNCIIDDGKRGSCKVRKNIGGRLYTLNYGKVSSIAADPVEKKPLFHFWPGSCAFSIATVGCNMHCKHCQNWEISQADESFPYLHDMTPEMIVTMAKKYGCESIAYTYNEPTIWYEFVLDTAKLAKKEGLYNLMITNGYINEEPFRELAPYIDAMNIDIKAFNDEFYMKIASVPSGEPSRRTAVIAKKEFGIHVELTYLIIPTLNDKEEEIRAFARWVVEETGDDTPVHFSRFFPHYKLLHLPPTPVETIEMAYRVAKEEGLKFVYIGNVPGHPGEHTYCPKCEKPLIVRYGFEIVEYNVTDDGRCGFCGEPIPIVGTYTKKRYPGMWW